Proteins found in one Paenibacillus sp. FSL R10-2782 genomic segment:
- a CDS encoding LysR family transcriptional regulator, with translation MNLKRIKYFIDLVKCRNFTETAKKNFVSQTTISQQIAALENEFNIQLIDRKQIPIEPTKAGWLFYAEAVVLWKQYNHMITSMENFQKNNTQLLSIEYAAITDIQSLLKFIPSFKEHHPKIKLELNKVLLKDIAEYLQKGIYDVAVAFDSEFTGKKEILTHTLYSGRYYAAVSKQHPLFCCESISKDELYKYPLVMLNPMIIGDSYYLMIQHAMEDGYQPNILRTADDVETELFYIITENLIGFFPDNYDLADLKEEVRFIPIHDSHHTFKIEIGYLKNNSNPALYSFLHQIQNSF, from the coding sequence ATGAATTTAAAAAGGATAAAATATTTTATAGATCTCGTTAAATGTAGAAATTTTACAGAAACAGCAAAGAAAAATTTTGTATCGCAGACTACGATTAGCCAACAAATTGCCGCGCTTGAGAATGAGTTTAACATTCAGTTGATTGACAGAAAACAAATTCCGATTGAGCCCACAAAAGCGGGATGGCTGTTTTATGCAGAGGCCGTCGTGCTCTGGAAGCAATATAATCATATGATAACAAGCATGGAAAATTTTCAGAAAAATAATACCCAACTATTGAGTATCGAATATGCTGCAATCACAGATATCCAAAGCTTGTTAAAATTCATTCCATCATTTAAAGAACATCATCCAAAGATTAAACTTGAATTAAACAAAGTATTGCTAAAGGATATCGCCGAGTATTTGCAAAAAGGAATATATGACGTGGCCGTTGCCTTTGACTCAGAGTTTACAGGAAAAAAGGAAATCCTAACCCATACATTATATAGCGGGCGATACTACGCGGCTGTAAGTAAACAACATCCCCTCTTCTGTTGTGAATCCATCTCAAAGGATGAATTATATAAGTATCCGCTTGTCATGCTGAATCCAATGATTATTGGGGACTCCTATTATTTAATGATTCAACATGCCATGGAAGATGGTTACCAGCCCAACATCCTTAGAACCGCAGACGATGTCGAAACCGAGCTGTTTTATATCATTACAGAGAATTTAATTGGCTTTTTTCCAGATAACTATGATCTTGCTGACCTGAAAGAAGAGGTCCGATTCATTCCCATACATGATTCACACCATACTTTTAAAATCGAAATAGGCTACTTAAAAAATAATTCAAATCCGGCATTATACTCATTCCTGCATCAAATACAAAATTCGTTTTAG
- a CDS encoding NAD(P)H-binding protein — MGKLLLTGVDGNLGRQAAEYLLKLVEKDQVIFCAYDPASLQEYAEQGIETHVTNFNKIDGLAKAFANADKLALISMPFVGIKRQNAHKNVVDAAKEAGVKQIIYTSLVNAADESNPSVEKLDHVYTEDYIKSVGLDYIFLRNSQYAEAMVTNYFTYVKSDGVLKNNQGDGKMAYISRKDCAKAVAYALAASNYHEAILNINGPELITMSDFIEIGNEVTGHHVTYKQITDEENYSVFDAMGVPRTTDGKFAEDSEAPFSSEGMVTFGQAIRLGKMDIFTDDFKKLTGQDPVTVKYMFEHADEYQVGERHSKDN; from the coding sequence ATGGGTAAATTATTATTAACAGGTGTAGATGGCAATCTAGGCAGACAAGCGGCTGAATATTTATTAAAATTAGTGGAAAAAGACCAAGTAATTTTTTGTGCATATGATCCGGCATCATTACAAGAGTATGCAGAACAAGGTATTGAAACGCATGTGACCAATTTCAATAAAATAGATGGTCTTGCAAAAGCTTTTGCTAATGCAGATAAGCTTGCTTTAATCTCCATGCCTTTTGTGGGGATAAAGCGCCAAAATGCACACAAAAACGTAGTCGATGCGGCGAAAGAAGCAGGAGTAAAACAAATCATCTATACTTCATTGGTTAACGCGGCTGATGAATCCAATCCAAGTGTTGAAAAACTGGACCATGTGTATACCGAGGATTATATCAAAAGTGTCGGGTTAGATTATATTTTCCTGCGTAATTCGCAATATGCGGAGGCTATGGTTACCAATTACTTCACCTATGTGAAGTCTGACGGCGTGTTGAAAAATAACCAGGGTGACGGCAAGATGGCCTATATCTCACGGAAAGATTGTGCAAAAGCTGTCGCTTATGCATTAGCAGCGAGCAATTATCACGAGGCGATATTAAATATAAATGGTCCTGAATTAATAACAATGTCCGACTTTATCGAGATTGGAAATGAAGTAACGGGTCATCATGTAACCTACAAGCAGATCACGGATGAAGAAAATTACAGCGTATTTGATGCAATGGGAGTCCCCAGAACAACGGATGGCAAATTTGCAGAAGATTCCGAAGCCCCCTTCTCTTCTGAAGGTATGGTTACCTTTGGACAAGCGATTCGCTTAGGGAAAATGGATATATTTACGGATGACTTCAAGAAGCTGACGGGTCAAGATCCCGTAACGGTAAAATATATGTTTGAACATGCGGATGAGTACCAAGTGGGTGAACGACACTCCAAAGATAATTAA
- a CDS encoding diguanylate cyclase produces the protein MSPSVWYDLVLFLLLFALYVYVFATVRITNLHKVYFLFHFLMMLWPLCQFATDMAHDRRLQLFYVTMSFVSLSMLGSGWLLLTVFLTGNADKLGKKRLFLLFTPAVIAAVGVVMNPFSLFVAPLEGGYIDRAYGPWFWIVIVILVSYFFASLSVLFRTLHSSQTSPTIKKQVKITLWGIFVLFAFAGSDALLNVVLSEWLPIIPGLTSLGIFLSDLFFVYVIKKYNVFDLVYIAHEDVINTIPYGILVLDENESIVEVNKALQSFIDLHVGDHFDMEAFLGSVRVEGSSKRFLDHYKQKENTLSQMEIIVERDSARHFILQASSIVDSYRMQIGHILTFQDVSQERYLVKEMNRQNEILQERNHSLDRIRHELSQANRQLEELVLTDSLTNCYNRRYLTQHLTHEVITNIHYKTPFSLILFDIDFFKAINDRYGHVKGDEVLYRTAQAVKQSIRSTDILTRYGGEEFMIYLPHTERQLAEQLAERVRLSVESNHIEMEHEIEQVSITISIGILSIEDFDHEHVLDNPEEYLIQLFAAVDKALYQAKQNGRNRIEFAEFQSKKEGYSYHTSNF, from the coding sequence GTGAGCCCATCAGTATGGTATGATCTCGTTTTATTCCTCCTATTGTTTGCTTTATATGTTTATGTTTTTGCTACCGTTAGGATTACAAACTTACATAAGGTTTACTTCTTATTTCATTTTTTAATGATGCTTTGGCCATTGTGTCAATTTGCTACAGATATGGCTCATGATCGGCGGTTGCAGTTGTTTTATGTGACCATGTCCTTTGTCTCACTCTCCATGTTGGGGAGCGGTTGGCTTCTTCTTACCGTTTTTCTTACCGGAAATGCTGATAAATTAGGAAAAAAAAGATTATTCCTGTTGTTTACGCCAGCGGTTATTGCAGCAGTTGGTGTGGTCATGAACCCGTTTAGTCTGTTTGTAGCTCCGCTGGAGGGCGGTTACATCGATAGAGCATATGGCCCATGGTTCTGGATTGTGATCGTTATTCTGGTCAGCTACTTTTTTGCTTCCCTCTCTGTTTTGTTTCGGACATTGCATTCCTCCCAAACGTCACCAACGATTAAAAAACAAGTAAAAATAACGCTGTGGGGAATATTCGTGCTGTTCGCTTTTGCAGGTAGCGACGCCCTTCTTAATGTGGTCCTAAGCGAGTGGTTGCCGATCATTCCAGGATTGACTTCTCTTGGGATTTTTCTTTCAGATTTATTTTTCGTATATGTCATTAAAAAATACAATGTGTTTGATCTTGTTTACATCGCTCATGAGGATGTGATCAATACGATTCCATATGGAATACTTGTGCTAGATGAAAATGAATCCATTGTTGAAGTCAACAAAGCTTTACAATCCTTTATAGATCTACATGTGGGCGATCATTTTGATATGGAGGCGTTTCTGGGGTCTGTTCGTGTAGAGGGCAGTAGCAAGAGGTTTCTGGATCATTATAAGCAAAAAGAAAATACCTTGTCTCAAATGGAAATCATCGTTGAGCGCGACAGCGCGCGTCATTTTATACTACAAGCTTCTTCGATTGTTGATTCTTACCGTATGCAAATCGGTCATATCCTTACGTTTCAGGATGTCTCACAAGAGCGCTATCTTGTTAAAGAAATGAATCGGCAGAATGAGATCCTTCAGGAACGAAATCATTCACTTGATCGCATTCGCCATGAGTTATCCCAAGCCAATCGACAACTTGAAGAATTAGTCCTTACGGACAGTTTAACAAACTGCTACAATCGCCGTTATTTGACCCAACACCTGACTCATGAGGTGATTACCAATATTCATTATAAAACCCCGTTTTCACTCATACTCTTCGATATTGATTTCTTTAAAGCTATCAATGACCGCTATGGACATGTAAAAGGGGATGAAGTTCTTTATCGTACTGCTCAAGCAGTCAAACAATCCATTCGTAGTACCGATATTCTAACTCGATATGGCGGGGAGGAATTCATGATCTACCTTCCGCATACAGAACGCCAGTTAGCCGAACAATTAGCGGAACGAGTGAGATTATCGGTAGAGTCGAACCACATTGAAATGGAGCATGAGATCGAACAGGTTTCCATTACGATAAGTATAGGGATTTTATCCATTGAGGATTTTGATCATGAACATGTACTGGACAATCCAGAAGAGTATTTAATCCAACTTTTTGCTGCAGTAGATAAGGCACTTTACCAAGCCAAGCAAAATGGACGCAATCGGATCGAATTTGCAGAATTCCAGAGTAAAAAGGAAGGATACTCATATCATACAAGTAATTTTTGA
- a CDS encoding AAC(3) family N-acetyltransferase, with the protein MHTIESLMKQLEQMGIDSKGTLLVHSSMKSMGAVEGGADTVLDAFTEYMKDGLLVLPTHTWSYINADNPRFYVDQSACCVGILPELFRKRPGVIRSLHPTHSVAALGRDSIAFTNDDHRYDTPCARGSAWGKLLDRKATILLVGVDLKRNTFIHGVEEWVDIQGRLTDEHEMLYTVLPDGTEIPVPSRRHCGLSWSEHFWKVDEVLERKGAMYKGQLGDAVVRVCDAAMVAEAITEMLKDNPDLFSDNLPLDH; encoded by the coding sequence ATGCACACGATAGAGAGCTTAATGAAGCAATTAGAGCAAATGGGTATTGACAGCAAAGGGACATTGTTGGTCCATTCTTCGATGAAAAGTATGGGGGCGGTCGAGGGTGGTGCGGACACAGTCTTGGATGCGTTTACAGAGTACATGAAGGATGGGCTGCTGGTGTTACCTACCCATACGTGGTCCTACATCAATGCGGATAATCCCAGATTTTACGTGGATCAGTCAGCTTGCTGCGTCGGTATCCTACCTGAACTTTTTCGCAAAAGGCCTGGCGTGATACGTTCGTTACACCCCACCCATTCGGTGGCAGCATTAGGTCGGGATTCCATAGCTTTCACCAACGACGATCATCGTTATGATACGCCATGCGCAAGAGGCTCCGCCTGGGGAAAGCTGCTCGATCGAAAGGCGACCATCTTGTTGGTTGGGGTCGATTTAAAACGCAACACATTTATCCATGGCGTTGAAGAATGGGTGGACATCCAGGGCAGGTTAACGGATGAGCATGAGATGCTTTATACGGTTCTACCTGATGGAACAGAAATCCCTGTACCTTCCCGCAGACATTGTGGGCTGTCGTGGTCGGAGCATTTTTGGAAAGTAGATGAGGTTCTTGAACGTAAAGGTGCGATGTATAAGGGACAGCTTGGCGATGCGGTTGTAAGGGTTTGTGATGCGGCTATGGTGGCGGAAGCCATCACGGAAATGCTCAAGGACAATCCGGATTTGTTCTCGGATAATCTTCCCTTGGATCATTAA
- a CDS encoding methyltransferase domain-containing protein, with the protein MDNKKQEWQNSYKNGENHVFYPHEEVIRFFAKYITKRVGLQDYKTIHTHQAQPRFLDVGCGIGRHIIFSKQMGLDSYGIDLSDEAVMKAREWASSAGIDHIESKIVAGSITEMPWNDGFFQFAGSNGVFDSMNFEIAKKGIRETARVLEKEGLFYCDLISGDDSNHSREFTGEEICGTGHEQGTVQMYYNYSKILDLIGSDFAIEEIVMIRNENILTGVFHSRYHLVLRKRMNSGG; encoded by the coding sequence GTGGATAACAAGAAACAAGAATGGCAAAATTCTTATAAAAACGGTGAAAATCACGTTTTTTATCCCCATGAAGAAGTGATACGTTTTTTTGCGAAATATATTACAAAACGAGTGGGACTCCAAGATTACAAGACCATCCACACTCACCAAGCACAACCAAGATTCCTAGATGTAGGTTGTGGTATAGGCAGACATATTATTTTCAGCAAGCAGATGGGTTTGGATTCCTACGGGATTGACTTGTCGGATGAAGCGGTAATGAAAGCTCGTGAATGGGCTTCAAGCGCTGGCATTGATCATATAGAGAGTAAAATTGTAGCAGGCAGTATTACTGAGATGCCTTGGAACGATGGTTTTTTTCAATTTGCGGGCAGTAACGGTGTATTCGATAGCATGAACTTCGAAATTGCTAAAAAGGGTATACGAGAGACTGCAAGAGTGTTAGAAAAAGAGGGGTTATTTTATTGTGATTTAATCTCTGGAGATGATTCGAACCATTCGAGGGAATTCACTGGCGAAGAAATTTGCGGTACAGGGCACGAACAAGGAACTGTGCAAATGTATTACAATTACTCAAAAATTCTGGACCTGATCGGCAGCGACTTTGCTATTGAAGAGATTGTGATGATTCGTAATGAAAATATATTAACAGGAGTTTTCCACTCCAGGTATCATTTGGTGCTAAGAAAACGGATGAATTCAGGAGGCTAA
- a CDS encoding putative quinol monooxygenase, whose product MDKFTMYGKLTAHPGKREELISLLLEASRSLNDMDGCELYIINESVDDPDTVWVTELWRDAQVHADSLKNEQVMAVIRRANPLIAGVEPIRLRPVGGKGLGV is encoded by the coding sequence ATGGACAAGTTCACTATGTATGGTAAGTTGACGGCTCACCCTGGGAAGCGAGAGGAACTCATTTCATTATTGCTGGAGGCTTCCCGGAGCCTGAACGATATGGATGGCTGTGAGCTCTATATTATCAATGAATCTGTGGACGATCCCGACACGGTTTGGGTCACAGAGCTGTGGCGCGATGCCCAAGTTCATGCCGACTCTCTCAAGAACGAGCAAGTGATGGCAGTCATTCGGCGTGCAAATCCTCTAATCGCGGGCGTGGAGCCGATACGACTACGTCCGGTGGGCGGCAAGGGATTGGGCGTATAA
- a CDS encoding WYL domain-containing protein, with protein sequence MSKADNMLSILWLLRSGKRVTAQQLADDLEIHVRTVYRCIDSLCASGAPIIADSGPNGGYRLLGEFVDSPLLFDSEEQKALVHASVFAREAGYPFTDALVRAIDKLKRYTNEEQLEWINRHSDGLAVIHPPTDVRELELLKHLEEAAARGESLNMVYAKGPELARTNRVLNPYGIVHWKGIWYVVGFCGLRQEIRSFRVDRIVHLEAAGTRFERPSSFSARDFLLRSLLPDSLDAETLVTVRLKGHEHALNELCRHWLFGHALSERRRPDEALFKIGEPSLKTYVPYFLLPYGKSLEILEPLMLIERMAEVSLEMWKHYEAMPFKTDNRKG encoded by the coding sequence ATGTCCAAAGCGGATAATATGCTATCCATTCTATGGCTGCTTCGTTCGGGGAAGCGGGTGACGGCTCAACAGCTCGCGGATGATTTGGAGATTCATGTCCGTACCGTTTACCGATGCATCGATTCACTGTGTGCAAGCGGTGCCCCGATTATAGCCGATTCCGGTCCGAACGGCGGTTACCGGCTGCTCGGCGAGTTCGTCGATTCCCCGCTGCTCTTCGATTCCGAAGAGCAGAAGGCGCTAGTGCATGCGTCGGTCTTCGCCCGGGAAGCAGGCTATCCCTTCACGGATGCGCTCGTCCGAGCAATAGATAAGCTGAAGCGATACACCAATGAAGAGCAACTCGAATGGATCAACAGACACAGCGACGGGCTGGCCGTCATCCACCCTCCCACGGACGTACGCGAGCTTGAGCTGCTCAAGCATCTGGAGGAGGCCGCAGCGCGGGGAGAGTCGCTGAACATGGTCTATGCCAAAGGACCGGAGCTGGCCCGCACCAACCGAGTCCTCAATCCCTACGGCATCGTGCATTGGAAAGGGATTTGGTACGTTGTCGGATTTTGCGGTTTGCGGCAAGAGATCCGGAGCTTTCGCGTGGATCGAATAGTCCATTTGGAAGCGGCGGGGACACGCTTCGAACGTCCATCCTCCTTCTCCGCAAGGGATTTTCTTTTGCGCTCTTTGCTCCCGGATTCGCTCGACGCCGAGACTCTGGTCACGGTAAGGCTAAAGGGACATGAACACGCGCTTAATGAGCTATGCAGGCATTGGCTATTCGGGCATGCGTTAAGCGAGCGCAGGAGACCCGACGAAGCTCTCTTTAAGATCGGGGAACCGTCTTTGAAGACATACGTGCCTTACTTTCTTCTCCCATACGGGAAGTCTCTTGAAATACTTGAGCCCCTCATGCTGATCGAAAGAATGGCGGAGGTAAGCCTGGAAATGTGGAAGCACTACGAAGCGATGCCATTTAAAACAGATAATAGGAAAGGATGA
- a CDS encoding DinB family protein — translation MFTRIEDFALEWTDEAELTARVLDLLTDASLGQEVIEGRRTLGQIAWHLVHSLHYMSSLGLVFDALSGGEEASVSAALIASEYRRISNDLLHAVRTQWKDGTLFESVVINKEAWLNGSSLRYSIMHQSHHRGQMTVLMRQAGLQLPNIYGPTYETWIEKGITPLA, via the coding sequence ATGTTTACTAGGATTGAAGATTTTGCGTTAGAGTGGACTGACGAGGCAGAACTAACCGCTAGGGTGCTGGATTTGCTCACGGATGCTTCTTTGGGACAGGAGGTTATCGAAGGTCGGCGTACGCTTGGACAAATCGCGTGGCATTTGGTACATTCATTGCATTATATGTCGAGCCTGGGGCTCGTATTCGATGCTCTCTCTGGAGGAGAAGAGGCATCGGTTTCTGCCGCATTAATAGCATCGGAGTATCGGCGGATCAGCAACGATCTGCTGCATGCGGTTCGTACGCAGTGGAAGGATGGAACTTTGTTCGAATCGGTCGTAATAAACAAGGAAGCTTGGCTGAATGGAAGCTCTCTTCGTTATTCGATCATGCACCAATCGCATCATCGCGGACAGATGACCGTTCTCATGCGTCAGGCTGGCCTTCAATTGCCGAATATCTACGGCCCTACTTACGAGACCTGGATCGAAAAAGGGATAACACCTTTAGCCTAA
- a CDS encoding FGGY-family carbohydrate kinase produces the protein MNQNIKQAIVRGETSLGIEFGSTRIKAVLIDRNFETIGSSSCEWENQLIDGYWTYHLNEMINGLQETYHQLKQEVENNYGVTLQKIGSIGCSAMMQGYIALDQTGELLVPFRTWRNATTGTAASELTEKFQFKIPQRWSIAHLYQAILNDEEHVTNIDYITTLSGYIHWLLTGSKALGMGDASGMFPIDESAQQYNEDMVKQFADLIANKEYPWNLKDILPKVYSAGEHAGYLSETGARLLDPSGSLKAGIPLCPPEGDAGTGMVATNSIKKRTGNISVGTSIFAMVVLEKDLSTVYPEIDIVTTPDGSPVGMVLANNCSSDINAWLGLFREFYEAMGLKPDMNQLFSVLFNKALEADADGGGLLSYGYYSGENITGLAKGRPLFVRSPESRFNLANFMRIHLFTAFAALRLGMDILTQKEHVTIDRILAHGGLFKTPLVGQKMCAAALNVPVSVMSTAGEGGAWGMAILASYMANKEQHESLADYLTTKVFNDAEGQEVYPDSADVNGFALFMERYTEGLAIEQAAVDHFVENWKKTKA, from the coding sequence ATGAATCAAAATATTAAACAAGCGATAGTCAGGGGAGAAACGTCGCTTGGCATCGAATTTGGATCCACACGAATCAAGGCTGTACTGATTGACCGCAATTTTGAAACAATCGGTTCCAGCAGCTGTGAGTGGGAAAATCAATTGATCGACGGTTATTGGACCTACCATCTCAATGAAATGATTAATGGGTTGCAAGAAACTTATCACCAATTAAAGCAAGAGGTTGAGAATAATTATGGCGTAACATTGCAAAAAATTGGATCAATCGGATGTTCTGCCATGATGCAGGGCTATATTGCACTTGATCAAACAGGAGAGCTATTGGTTCCGTTCCGTACATGGCGCAATGCCACAACGGGTACAGCTGCATCTGAGCTAACCGAGAAATTCCAGTTTAAAATTCCTCAACGCTGGAGCATCGCACATTTGTATCAAGCGATTTTGAACGATGAAGAGCATGTCACTAACATTGACTATATTACGACTTTGTCCGGTTACATTCATTGGCTGTTGACTGGCAGCAAGGCTCTTGGTATGGGGGATGCCTCTGGTATGTTCCCCATCGACGAATCTGCACAGCAATATAATGAAGATATGGTGAAGCAGTTTGCCGATTTAATTGCCAATAAAGAATACCCGTGGAATCTTAAAGATATTTTACCTAAAGTTTATTCTGCAGGTGAACATGCTGGATATCTAAGTGAAACTGGTGCCCGACTATTAGATCCATCGGGCAGCCTAAAAGCAGGTATTCCGCTATGTCCTCCAGAAGGCGATGCCGGAACAGGCATGGTCGCTACGAATAGTATCAAAAAACGTACCGGCAACATTTCCGTAGGTACGTCGATTTTTGCCATGGTTGTACTAGAGAAAGATTTATCCACGGTGTACCCTGAGATTGACATCGTAACTACACCTGATGGCAGCCCTGTCGGCATGGTTCTTGCTAACAACTGCTCCAGCGATATTAATGCATGGCTCGGCTTGTTCCGTGAATTTTATGAAGCAATGGGGCTGAAACCCGATATGAACCAGTTATTCAGCGTCCTGTTCAACAAAGCGCTGGAAGCAGACGCTGATGGCGGCGGCTTGCTGAGCTACGGCTACTATTCAGGCGAGAACATTACCGGGCTTGCAAAAGGTCGTCCGCTGTTCGTTCGTTCTCCAGAAAGCCGCTTCAATCTGGCTAACTTTATGAGAATACATCTGTTTACTGCGTTTGCTGCACTAAGGCTCGGGATGGATATTTTGACACAGAAGGAGCATGTAACGATTGACCGTATTTTGGCGCATGGCGGATTGTTCAAAACGCCGCTAGTCGGTCAAAAAATGTGTGCCGCAGCACTGAATGTTCCTGTTTCGGTCATGTCTACGGCTGGTGAGGGTGGCGCATGGGGGATGGCAATTTTGGCATCCTACATGGCTAATAAGGAGCAGCACGAGTCCTTGGCTGATTACCTTACCACTAAAGTGTTCAATGATGCAGAAGGACAAGAGGTCTATCCTGACAGCGCTGATGTGAATGGCTTTGCCTTGTTCATGGAGCGTTACACCGAAGGGCTGGCAATCGAGCAGGCAGCGGTAGATCATTTTGTGGAAAATTGGAAGAAAACAAAAGCATGA
- a CDS encoding phage tail protein, whose protein sequence is MSYIVDFNNVSTVGLESSPVVEALAGLRANEARYFMNKYKHEFTVVSASESQETLDYVNRVLKERDIEFAAKPLETSRFQVENIKFAYVFYEDGLEVNVMYTVDDPKKRAVGFKLSEGMEVPKELEGKFKFARQKSKLAGTIRGSFFVIKREY, encoded by the coding sequence ATGTCCTATATCGTTGATTTTAATAATGTGTCTACGGTTGGTTTAGAGTCTTCACCTGTAGTAGAAGCGCTTGCTGGTTTGCGTGCAAATGAAGCCCGTTACTTTATGAACAAATACAAGCATGAATTTACGGTTGTGTCAGCTAGTGAAAGTCAGGAGACCCTTGATTATGTGAACCGAGTTCTGAAAGAGCGTGATATTGAGTTTGCGGCCAAACCTTTAGAAACGTCACGTTTTCAAGTTGAGAATATTAAATTTGCTTACGTTTTTTATGAGGATGGTCTTGAGGTCAACGTCATGTATACGGTTGATGACCCTAAGAAGCGGGCCGTTGGTTTTAAGCTTTCTGAGGGGATGGAGGTACCAAAGGAGCTAGAAGGGAAGTTTAAGTTTGCTAGGCAGAAGTCAAAACTAGCTGGAACAATTCGGGGTTCGTTTTTTGTAATTAAAAGAGAATATTAA
- a CDS encoding class I SAM-dependent methyltransferase — translation MGNTDKFEMIANIYDTSERIQIAKASSDAIREYVVDANSKNAVDFGCGTGLVGMNLLNDFNSMLFLDTSQNMINQIKQKISDFNIQNADTLCFDFEKEGLSDLHADYIFMAQVLLHIHDVEFVLSRLFDVLNEGGHLLIVDFNKNEKVVSDIVHNGFSQEELTDIMTKIGYRDIQSKTFFNGSKIFMGHDASMFILDSQK, via the coding sequence ATGGGAAATACGGATAAGTTTGAAATGATAGCTAATATATATGACACTTCTGAAAGAATTCAAATTGCAAAGGCATCATCTGATGCCATTCGTGAATATGTAGTTGACGCTAATAGTAAGAATGCTGTTGATTTCGGGTGCGGAACGGGTCTTGTCGGAATGAACTTGTTAAACGATTTTAATTCTATGCTTTTTCTGGATACTTCACAAAACATGATTAATCAAATAAAGCAAAAAATTTCCGATTTTAATATTCAGAATGCAGATACATTATGCTTTGATTTTGAAAAGGAAGGTCTATCGGATTTGCATGCTGACTATATTTTTATGGCTCAGGTTCTACTCCATATTCATGATGTTGAATTCGTTTTATCAAGATTATTTGATGTTCTAAATGAAGGAGGACATTTATTAATCGTAGATTTTAATAAAAATGAAAAAGTAGTTTCAGATATAGTTCATAACGGATTTAGTCAAGAAGAGCTGACTGACATTATGACTAAAATAGGATATAGAGATATTCAGTCCAAAACCTTTTTTAACGGAAGTAAAATATTCATGGGACATGATGCATCTATGTTTATTCTTGATTCACAAAAATAA